A DNA window from Actinomadura coerulea contains the following coding sequences:
- the cobM gene encoding precorrin-4 C(11)-methyltransferase has product MTVYFVGAGPGAADLITVRGLRVLESAPVCLYAGSLVPAELLEACPPGARLVDTADMTLDGIVAELTAAHRSGLDVARLHSGDPSVFSAVAEQMRRLDAAGVPYEVVPGVPAFAAAAASLGRELTVPGVGQTVILTRTAVRATPMPDGEDLATLGASGATMVLHLAVQRIEEVAAELLPRYGADCPVAVVARASRPDELVLRGTLADIAALVREAGVRRTAVIVVGRVLTASAFPDSHLYSAGRDRACGAS; this is encoded by the coding sequence ATGACGGTGTACTTCGTCGGCGCGGGGCCCGGCGCCGCCGACCTCATCACGGTGCGCGGCCTGCGGGTCCTGGAGTCCGCGCCGGTCTGCCTGTACGCGGGGTCGCTGGTGCCGGCCGAGCTGCTGGAGGCGTGCCCGCCCGGCGCCCGGCTCGTCGACACCGCGGACATGACGCTGGACGGGATCGTCGCCGAGCTGACCGCCGCCCACCGGAGCGGCCTGGACGTCGCGCGGCTGCACTCCGGCGACCCGTCGGTGTTCAGCGCGGTCGCCGAGCAGATGCGCCGCCTCGACGCGGCGGGCGTGCCGTACGAGGTCGTCCCCGGCGTGCCCGCGTTCGCGGCCGCGGCGGCCTCGCTCGGCCGGGAGCTGACCGTCCCCGGCGTCGGCCAGACCGTGATCCTGACCCGCACGGCCGTCCGCGCCACCCCGATGCCCGACGGCGAGGACCTCGCCACCCTCGGCGCGAGCGGCGCCACGATGGTGCTGCACCTGGCCGTCCAGCGCATCGAGGAGGTCGCCGCCGAGCTGCTGCCCCGCTACGGCGCGGACTGCCCGGTCGCCGTCGTCGCCCGCGCCAGCCGCCCGGACGAGCTGGTCCTGCGCGGCACCCTCGCCGACATCGCGGCCCTGGTGCGCGAGGCCGGGGTGCGGCGCACCGCGGTGATCGTCGTAGGCCGCGTGCTCACCGCGTCGGCGTTCCCCGACAGCCACCTCTACAGCGCCGGGCGGGACCGGGCGTGCGGCGCGTCCTGA
- a CDS encoding precorrin-2 C(20)-methyltransferase has product MAGRLFGVGVGPGDPELVTVKAARLIGEADVVAFHCARHGRSIARAIAGPYLRDGRIEEQLVYPVTTETTDHPGGYQGALEEFYADCAARLAAHLDAGRTVVVLSEGDPLFYGSYMHLHKRLAPHYPAEVVPGVTSLSAASAAAGRPLVEREETLTVLPGTLPGEELAERLRTADAAAVLKLGRTFPKVRQAFEDAGRLGDGWYVERAASDRQRVLPLADVDPADVPYMALALLTSPAERSFAAPPPARPEGAGGVWVVGLGPAGRPWLTPEAQDVLASATDLVGYGPYLDRVPPNPRQRRHGSGNRVEADRARHALELARDGARVAVVSSGDPGVFAMATAVLEAAAGDEFAEVPVRVVPGLTAAHAVAARAGAPLGHDFCVLSLSDILKPWDVVERRLAAAAEADLVIALYNPSSSRRRDQLPAARDLLLKHRSPGTPVVVGRDVGGPEESVAVTTLGELDPGRVDMRCLLIVGSSTTRVTGRGVVYTPRRYP; this is encoded by the coding sequence ATGGCGGGACGGCTGTTCGGCGTGGGCGTCGGGCCCGGCGACCCCGAGCTGGTCACGGTGAAGGCGGCGCGGCTGATCGGCGAGGCGGACGTGGTGGCCTTCCACTGCGCGCGGCACGGCCGCAGCATCGCCCGGGCCATCGCCGGGCCCTACCTGCGGGACGGGCGGATCGAGGAGCAGCTCGTCTACCCGGTGACGACGGAGACCACCGACCATCCGGGCGGCTACCAGGGGGCGCTGGAGGAGTTCTACGCCGACTGCGCCGCCCGGCTCGCCGCGCACCTCGACGCGGGGCGCACGGTCGTGGTGCTGAGCGAGGGCGATCCCCTGTTCTACGGGTCGTACATGCACCTGCACAAGCGGCTCGCGCCGCACTACCCGGCCGAGGTGGTGCCGGGCGTGACGTCGCTGAGCGCCGCGTCGGCCGCGGCGGGGCGCCCGCTGGTGGAGCGGGAGGAGACGCTGACCGTCCTGCCCGGGACTCTGCCGGGCGAGGAGCTGGCCGAGCGGCTGCGCACCGCGGACGCGGCGGCCGTCCTCAAGCTCGGCCGGACGTTCCCCAAGGTCAGGCAGGCGTTCGAGGACGCGGGGCGGCTGGGCGACGGCTGGTACGTCGAGCGGGCCGCCAGCGACCGGCAGCGCGTCCTCCCGCTCGCCGACGTCGATCCGGCGGACGTTCCCTACATGGCGCTCGCGCTGCTGACGAGCCCGGCGGAGCGCTCGTTCGCGGCGCCTCCCCCGGCGCGGCCGGAGGGGGCCGGCGGGGTGTGGGTCGTCGGGCTCGGGCCCGCGGGGCGGCCGTGGCTGACCCCGGAGGCGCAGGACGTCCTGGCGTCCGCGACCGACCTCGTCGGCTACGGCCCCTACCTGGACCGGGTGCCGCCGAACCCGAGGCAGCGGCGGCACGGATCCGGGAACCGGGTGGAGGCCGACCGGGCGCGGCACGCGCTGGAACTCGCGCGCGACGGGGCGAGGGTCGCCGTCGTCTCGTCCGGCGACCCCGGCGTGTTCGCGATGGCGACGGCCGTCCTGGAGGCCGCGGCCGGCGACGAGTTCGCGGAGGTGCCGGTGCGGGTCGTGCCGGGGCTGACGGCGGCGCACGCCGTGGCCGCCCGGGCCGGCGCGCCCCTCGGGCACGACTTCTGCGTCCTGTCGCTGTCGGACATCCTCAAGCCGTGGGACGTGGTGGAACGGCGGCTCGCGGCCGCCGCCGAGGCCGACCTGGTGATCGCCCTCTACAACCCCTCGTCGAGCCGCCGCCGGGACCAGCTCCCGGCGGCGCGCGACCTGCTGCTCAAGCACCGCTCCCCCGGGACGCCGGTGGTGGTCGGGCGGGACGTCGGCGGGCCGGAGGAGAGCGTGGCGGTGACGACGCTCGGCGAGCTGGACCCCGGCCGCGTCGACATGCGCTGCCTGCTCATCGTCGGGTCGTCCACGACCCGGGTGACCGGGCGGGGCGTGGTCTACACCCCGCGCCGCTACCCCTGA
- a CDS encoding precorrin-8X methylmutase — MIDYVRDGAEIYRRSFATIRAETDLSGLPDDVARVAVRMIHACGMTDLVEDLAWSPGVVAQARAALLAGAPVLCDARMVASGVTRARLPAGNEVVCTLGEPGVPELAARLGTTRSAAALELWRDRLGGAVVAIGNAPTALFRLLELVEEGAPRPAAVLGTPVGFIGAAESKEALAASGLDHLVVRGRRGGSAMTAAAVNAIASEAE; from the coding sequence GTGATCGATTACGTCCGGGACGGCGCCGAGATCTACCGGCGGTCGTTCGCGACGATCCGCGCGGAGACCGACCTGTCGGGACTGCCGGATGACGTGGCGCGGGTCGCGGTCCGCATGATCCACGCCTGCGGCATGACCGATCTCGTCGAGGATCTGGCCTGGTCGCCGGGGGTCGTGGCGCAGGCCCGGGCGGCGCTGCTGGCCGGCGCGCCCGTGCTGTGCGACGCGCGGATGGTCGCCTCCGGCGTGACCCGCGCGCGGCTGCCCGCCGGCAACGAGGTCGTGTGCACCCTGGGCGAACCGGGCGTGCCCGAGCTGGCCGCGCGGCTCGGCACGACGCGCAGCGCGGCGGCGCTGGAGCTGTGGCGCGACCGGCTCGGCGGCGCGGTCGTCGCGATCGGCAACGCGCCGACCGCGCTGTTCCGGCTCCTGGAGCTGGTGGAGGAGGGCGCGCCGCGCCCGGCGGCGGTCCTCGGGACCCCGGTCGGGTTCATCGGGGCGGCCGAGTCCAAGGAGGCGCTCGCCGCGAGCGGCCTGGACCACCTGGTGGTGCGCGGGCGGCGCGGCGGCAGCGCGATGACGGCGGCGGCGGTCAACGCCATCGCCAGTGAGGCGGAGTGA
- the cobO gene encoding cob(I)yrinic acid a,c-diamide adenosyltransferase produces MPQGKPVSVPEDGLTTRQRRNRPLLIVHTGPGKGKSTAAFGMALRAWNQGWPVGVFQFVKSAKWRIGEERALRVLGESGEGGPVAWHKMGEGWSWIQRPGSEEDHAADAREGWAQIKRDLAAETYRFYVLDEFTYPLKWGWLDLDDVVETLTARPGTQHVVVTGRDAPGRLVEAADLVTEMGKVRHPMDAGQKGQRGIEW; encoded by the coding sequence ATGCCCCAGGGAAAGCCCGTGTCCGTCCCCGAGGACGGCCTCACCACCCGGCAGCGCCGCAACCGGCCCCTGCTGATCGTCCACACCGGCCCCGGGAAGGGGAAGTCGACGGCGGCGTTCGGGATGGCGCTGCGGGCCTGGAACCAGGGCTGGCCGGTCGGGGTGTTCCAGTTCGTGAAGTCGGCCAAGTGGCGGATCGGCGAGGAGCGGGCGCTGCGCGTGCTCGGGGAGAGCGGCGAGGGCGGCCCGGTCGCCTGGCACAAGATGGGCGAGGGCTGGTCGTGGATCCAGCGCCCCGGCAGCGAGGAGGACCACGCGGCCGACGCCCGCGAGGGCTGGGCGCAGATCAAGCGGGACCTGGCCGCCGAGACGTACCGTTTCTATGTGCTCGACGAGTTCACCTACCCCCTCAAGTGGGGCTGGCTCGACCTGGACGACGTGGTCGAGACCCTCACCGCGCGCCCGGGTACCCAGCACGTCGTCGTCACCGGGCGGGACGCGCCCGGCCGGCTGGTCGAGGCCGCCGACCTGGTGACGGAGATGGGCAAGGTCCGGCATCCGATGGACGCCGGGCAGAAGGGCCAGCGGGGCATCGAGTGGTGA
- the cobG gene encoding precorrin-3B synthase, whose amino-acid sequence MPNVRARPDACPGALRAHDAADGPLARVRVPGGAVSAAQLAVLGAAARELGRDVIELTSRGNLQVRGVRDTAALAARLEAAGLLPSATHERVRNIVASPLGGRGPRGVLATDPLVTALDEALRARAELARLPGRFLFALDDGTGDTTALDADAAHTPDGLRLAGTRLGTVPGDPVAALLAAAEAFLEIRGGAWRLAEVPDGARLVARRLGAAVRDTPPRPDPAPPHAGLLPQRDGLTALEAVPPLGRMSGAQAEALAAVADEVRVTPWRSVVVRDLDRDEAGRASAALAAAGFATDPASPWVGVTACTGSPGCAKSRGDVQGEARRFVDGLSRAPETPVHWTGCERRCGMPRGPVELRTAEGQQ is encoded by the coding sequence GTGCCGAATGTCAGAGCCCGTCCCGACGCGTGCCCCGGGGCGCTGCGCGCCCACGACGCCGCCGACGGGCCGCTGGCGCGCGTCCGCGTCCCCGGCGGCGCGGTGTCGGCCGCGCAGCTCGCCGTGCTCGGCGCCGCCGCCCGCGAGCTGGGTCGGGACGTGATCGAACTCACGTCCCGCGGCAACCTCCAGGTGCGCGGGGTCCGCGACACCGCGGCCCTCGCGGCCCGGCTGGAGGCCGCCGGGCTGCTGCCGTCGGCGACCCACGAGCGGGTGCGCAACATCGTCGCGTCCCCGCTCGGCGGGCGCGGCCCGCGCGGCGTCCTCGCCACGGACCCGCTGGTCACGGCGCTGGACGAGGCGCTCCGCGCGCGTGCGGAGCTGGCCCGGCTGCCGGGGCGGTTCCTGTTCGCGCTCGACGACGGCACCGGCGACACGACCGCGCTGGACGCCGACGCGGCCCACACCCCCGACGGCCTGCGGCTGGCCGGGACGCGGCTCGGAACCGTCCCGGGCGATCCCGTCGCGGCGCTGCTCGCGGCGGCGGAGGCGTTCCTGGAGATCCGGGGCGGCGCCTGGCGGCTCGCGGAGGTGCCGGACGGCGCGCGGCTCGTCGCGCGGCGGCTCGGCGCGGCCGTGCGGGACACGCCGCCGCGCCCGGATCCCGCGCCGCCGCACGCCGGGCTGCTCCCGCAGCGGGACGGGCTCACCGCGCTGGAGGCCGTGCCTCCGCTCGGCAGGATGTCGGGCGCGCAGGCCGAGGCGCTCGCCGCGGTCGCGGACGAGGTGCGGGTGACGCCGTGGCGCAGCGTGGTGGTGCGGGACCTGGACCGGGACGAGGCGGGCCGCGCGTCGGCGGCGCTCGCGGCGGCGGGCTTCGCGACCGACCCCGCCTCCCCCTGGGTCGGTGTGACGGCCTGCACCGGGAGCCCCGGATGCGCGAAGTCGCGCGGCGACGTGCAGGGCGAGGCGCGGCGCTTCGTGGACGGCCTGAGCCGCGCGCCCGAGACCCCCGTCCACTGGACGGGATGCGAGCGGCGCTGCGGGATGCCCCGCGGCCCGGTCGAGCTGAGGACGGCGGAGGGACAGCAGTGA
- a CDS encoding cobalt-precorrin-6A reductase, which yields MRRVLILGGTAEARALAARLTGVHVVSSLAGRVSDPRLPAGEVHIGGFGGAEGLAAWLREHRIDRLVDATHPFAERMTASAARASRLTGVPLLALRRPGWDEEDGDDWRRVPSLPDAAAALPGGARVFLTTGRRSLPVFAGRTDAWFLARSVDPPEPPVPPNVRVLLARGPYTVDGEHALIREHRLDVLVTKDSGGAMTRAKLTAAREAGLPVVMVDRPALPEGVRATADAAAAADWAQG from the coding sequence GTGCGGCGCGTCCTGATCCTCGGCGGGACGGCCGAGGCCCGCGCGCTCGCGGCCCGGCTGACCGGCGTGCACGTCGTCTCCTCGCTCGCCGGGAGGGTGTCGGACCCCCGCCTGCCCGCCGGCGAGGTCCACATCGGCGGGTTCGGCGGCGCCGAAGGGCTCGCCGCGTGGCTGCGCGAGCACCGGATCGACCGCCTCGTCGACGCGACGCACCCGTTCGCGGAGCGGATGACCGCCTCCGCCGCGCGCGCGTCGCGGCTGACGGGCGTGCCGCTGCTCGCGCTGCGCCGCCCCGGATGGGACGAGGAGGACGGCGACGACTGGCGGCGCGTCCCGTCCCTGCCGGACGCCGCCGCGGCGCTGCCCGGCGGCGCCCGCGTGTTCCTCACGACCGGCCGCCGCAGCCTCCCGGTGTTCGCCGGGCGGACGGACGCGTGGTTCCTCGCCCGGTCGGTGGACCCGCCGGAGCCGCCCGTCCCGCCCAACGTGCGGGTCCTGCTGGCGCGCGGCCCCTACACCGTGGACGGCGAGCACGCCCTGATCCGCGAGCACCGCCTGGACGTCCTGGTCACCAAGGACAGCGGCGGCGCGATGACCCGCGCGAAGCTCACCGCCGCCCGCGAGGCCGGGCTGCCGGTCGTGATGGTCGACCGCCCGGCCCTTCCCGAGGGCGTCCGGGCGACCGCCGACGCGGCGGCCGCCGCGGACTGGGCTCAGGGGTAG
- a CDS encoding cobyrinate a,c-diamide synthase, which yields MIPRLVVAAPASGSGKTTVATGLIAALRARGLAVSPHKVGPDYIDPGYHALAAGRPGRNLDPWLTGEERVAPLFLHGAAGCDVAVVEGVMGLFDGRGDTGFASTAHVARLLAAPVVLVVDAARQSRSVAALVHGFATFEPGVRIGGVVLNRVGSERHEELCRGALESTGVPVLGAIRRDDAVVAPSRHLGLIPAAERGSEAVGAVERLGALVERSCDLDALLRLAAAAPPLPGPAWDPSEQVAPVEGRPVVAVAGGAAFTFSYAEHVELLRAAGAEVAVFDPLRDEALPDGAGALVIGGGFPEVHAAELAANAPMLAEVAAFPGPIAAECAGLLYLCEELDGRAMCGRVPGRARMTSRLTLGYREAVAVAESPLTRPGERFHGHEFHRTALDTDAGPLFRWRDGRDGYGDDRITASYLHLHWAGSPQAAQRLVSSSRSPSVLR from the coding sequence GTGATCCCCCGGCTGGTCGTCGCCGCGCCGGCGTCCGGCAGCGGCAAGACGACCGTGGCGACCGGGCTGATCGCGGCGCTGCGGGCGCGCGGCCTCGCCGTGTCGCCGCACAAGGTCGGCCCCGACTACATCGACCCCGGCTACCACGCGCTCGCGGCGGGACGGCCCGGCCGCAACCTCGACCCGTGGCTCACGGGTGAGGAACGGGTGGCGCCGCTGTTCCTGCACGGCGCCGCCGGCTGCGACGTCGCGGTGGTCGAGGGCGTGATGGGCCTGTTCGACGGGCGTGGCGACACCGGGTTCGCCTCCACGGCGCACGTCGCGCGACTGCTCGCGGCGCCGGTGGTGCTGGTCGTGGACGCCGCGCGGCAGAGCCGGTCGGTGGCGGCGCTCGTGCACGGCTTCGCGACGTTCGAGCCGGGCGTGCGGATCGGCGGCGTCGTCCTCAACCGGGTCGGGTCGGAGCGGCACGAGGAGCTGTGCCGCGGCGCGCTGGAGTCGACGGGCGTGCCGGTGCTCGGCGCGATCCGGCGGGACGACGCCGTCGTGGCCCCGTCCCGCCACCTCGGGCTGATCCCGGCGGCCGAGCGGGGCTCGGAGGCCGTCGGCGCGGTGGAGCGGCTCGGCGCGCTGGTGGAGCGCTCCTGCGACCTGGACGCCCTGCTCCGCCTGGCGGCCGCCGCTCCCCCGCTGCCGGGGCCCGCGTGGGACCCGTCCGAGCAGGTCGCGCCGGTCGAGGGCCGGCCGGTCGTCGCGGTGGCGGGCGGGGCGGCGTTCACCTTCTCCTACGCCGAGCACGTGGAGCTGCTGCGCGCGGCGGGCGCCGAGGTGGCCGTGTTCGACCCGCTGCGGGACGAGGCCCTGCCGGACGGGGCGGGCGCGCTCGTCATCGGGGGCGGCTTCCCGGAGGTGCACGCCGCCGAGCTGGCAGCCAACGCGCCGATGCTCGCCGAGGTCGCGGCGTTCCCCGGTCCGATCGCCGCCGAATGCGCCGGGCTCCTCTACCTGTGCGAGGAACTCGACGGGCGGGCGATGTGCGGGCGGGTGCCGGGCCGCGCGCGGATGACCTCCCGGCTGACGCTCGGCTACCGGGAGGCGGTCGCGGTGGCGGAATCGCCGCTGACCCGTCCGGGCGAGCGGTTCCACGGCCACGAGTTCCACCGGACCGCGCTGGATACCGATGCCGGACCGCTGTTCCGGTGGCGGGACGGCCGCGACGGGTACGGCGACGACCGGATCACCGCCTCCTACCTGCACCTGCACTGGGCGGGGTCCCCGCAGGCGGCTCAGCGGCTGGTGTCGTCCTCCAGGTCGCCCTCCGTCTTGAGGTAG
- the cobN gene encoding cobaltochelatase subunit CobN: MPEHSRTVLLLSTSDTDLLSARASGAAYRLGNPARLTAADLPGLTEGADLVVVRLLGGRRAWEDGLDALLAGPRPVVVLGGEQAPDAELMELSTVSGGVCAEAHAYLAHGGPANLAELHAFLSDTVLLTGRGFAPPAAAPAWGRLDRAARDGGGPVVGVLYYRAHHMAGNTAFVEALCAAVEDAGGRAMPVFCSSLRTAEPDLLDTLRQADALVVTVLAAGGSRPATAGAGGDDEAWDVGALAALDVPILQGLCLTTSRSDWEGCDDGLSPLDAASQVAIPEFDGRIITVPFSFKEVDEDGLTVYAADPERAARVAGIAVRHGRLRHTPAAARRLVVMLSAYPTKHARVGNAVGLDTPASTVRLLARLRGAGYDLGEGFPGVDEQDGDALVHALIAAGGQDEDWLTEEQLAGNPVRISAASYERWYRTLPADLREGMERHWGPPPGELFVQDGDIVLAALRAGNLVVMVQPPRGFGQNPIAIYHDPDLPPSHHYLAAYRWLSDEFGAHAIVHVGKHGNLEWLPGKAAGMSASCGTDAALGDVPLVYPFLVNDPGEGTQAKRRAHAVLVDHMVPPMARAETYGDIARLEQLLDEHATIAAMDPAKLPAIRAQIWTLIQAAKLDHDLGLDDRPHDTEFDDFLLHVDGWLCEVKDAQIRDGLHVLGQAPTGPARVDLVLAMLRARQMWSGRETLPGLREALGLSEAGGESLADVDAAEAAARALVQAMEDAGWAVDAAREAARDVPAGNREAVTRILEFAAAEIVPRLARTTDELDHVLHALDGGYVPAGPSGSPLRGLVNVLPTGRNFYSVDPRAVPSRLAWETGQAMADSLLERYRADHGEWPRSVGLSVWGTSAMRTAGDDVAEVLALLGVRPAWDEASRRVTALEPVPLADLGRPRIDVTVRISGFFRDAFPHVVAMLDDAVRLVAGLDEPDADNHVRAHVRADRERHGDERRATMRVFGSAPGAYGAGLLPLIDSRNWRDDADLAEVYAVWGGHAYGRDLDGVPARADMESAYRRIAVAAKNVDTREHDIADSDDYFQYHGGMIATVRALTGRAPEAYVGDSTRPDAVRTRTLSEETARIFRARVVNPQWLAAMRRHGYKGAFELAATVDYLFGYDATTGVMADWMYDRLTAAYVLDEENRAFMAESNPWALHGIAERLLEAAERGMWEHPDPAVLQGLQEVYLKTEGDLEDDTSR; this comes from the coding sequence GTGCCCGAGCACAGCCGCACGGTCCTGTTGCTGTCGACGTCCGACACCGATCTGCTGAGCGCCCGCGCGTCCGGCGCCGCCTACCGGCTCGGCAACCCGGCGCGGCTCACCGCCGCCGACCTGCCCGGGCTGACCGAGGGCGCCGACCTCGTCGTGGTGCGGCTGCTCGGCGGCCGGCGCGCCTGGGAGGACGGCCTCGACGCGCTGCTCGCGGGCCCCCGGCCGGTCGTCGTCCTCGGCGGCGAGCAGGCCCCCGACGCCGAGCTGATGGAGCTGTCCACGGTCAGCGGGGGCGTGTGCGCCGAGGCGCACGCCTACCTCGCGCACGGCGGGCCCGCCAACCTCGCCGAGCTGCACGCGTTCCTGTCCGACACCGTGCTGCTGACCGGGCGCGGCTTCGCGCCGCCGGCCGCGGCGCCGGCCTGGGGGCGGCTCGACCGCGCCGCCCGCGACGGCGGCGGGCCCGTGGTCGGCGTGCTCTACTACCGCGCCCACCACATGGCGGGCAACACCGCGTTCGTGGAGGCGCTCTGCGCGGCCGTGGAGGACGCCGGCGGGCGCGCCATGCCGGTGTTCTGCTCGTCGCTGCGCACCGCCGAGCCCGACCTGCTGGACACGCTCCGCCAGGCCGACGCGCTGGTGGTGACCGTGCTCGCGGCGGGCGGGTCGCGGCCCGCGACGGCCGGGGCGGGCGGCGACGACGAGGCGTGGGACGTGGGCGCGCTCGCCGCGCTGGACGTCCCGATCCTCCAGGGCCTCTGCCTGACCACGAGCCGGTCCGACTGGGAGGGCTGCGACGACGGGCTGTCCCCGCTGGACGCGGCGTCGCAGGTCGCGATCCCCGAGTTCGACGGGCGGATCATCACCGTCCCGTTCTCGTTCAAGGAGGTCGACGAGGACGGGCTCACCGTCTACGCCGCCGACCCCGAGCGGGCGGCCCGGGTCGCCGGGATCGCCGTCCGGCACGGCCGCCTGCGGCACACCCCGGCCGCCGCCCGCCGCCTCGTCGTGATGCTGTCGGCGTACCCGACCAAGCACGCCCGCGTCGGGAACGCCGTCGGCCTCGACACCCCGGCGAGCACCGTCCGGCTGCTCGCCCGGCTCCGCGGCGCCGGGTACGACCTCGGGGAGGGCTTCCCCGGCGTCGACGAGCAGGACGGCGACGCCCTCGTCCACGCGCTCATCGCGGCGGGCGGACAGGACGAGGACTGGCTCACCGAGGAGCAGCTCGCGGGCAACCCCGTCCGCATCTCCGCCGCGTCCTACGAGCGCTGGTACCGCACCCTGCCCGCCGACCTGCGCGAGGGGATGGAGCGGCACTGGGGCCCGCCGCCGGGGGAGCTGTTCGTCCAGGACGGCGACATCGTCCTCGCGGCCCTGCGCGCCGGGAACCTCGTCGTCATGGTGCAGCCGCCGCGCGGCTTCGGGCAGAACCCCATCGCGATCTACCACGACCCCGACCTGCCGCCCAGCCACCACTACCTGGCCGCCTACCGGTGGCTGTCGGACGAGTTCGGCGCGCACGCGATCGTCCACGTCGGCAAGCACGGAAACCTGGAGTGGCTGCCCGGCAAGGCGGCGGGGATGTCGGCGTCGTGCGGCACCGACGCGGCGCTCGGCGACGTCCCGCTGGTCTACCCGTTCCTCGTCAACGACCCCGGCGAGGGCACGCAGGCCAAGCGCCGCGCGCACGCCGTCCTCGTCGACCACATGGTCCCGCCGATGGCCCGCGCCGAGACCTACGGCGACATCGCCCGCCTCGAACAGCTCCTGGACGAGCACGCGACGATCGCCGCGATGGACCCGGCGAAGCTGCCCGCGATCCGCGCCCAGATCTGGACGCTCATCCAGGCCGCCAAGCTCGACCACGACCTCGGCCTGGACGACCGCCCGCACGACACCGAGTTCGACGACTTCCTCCTGCACGTCGACGGCTGGCTGTGCGAGGTGAAGGACGCGCAGATCCGCGACGGCCTGCACGTCCTCGGCCAGGCGCCCACCGGTCCGGCCCGCGTCGACCTGGTGCTGGCCATGCTCCGCGCCCGCCAGATGTGGTCGGGGCGCGAGACGCTGCCCGGCCTGCGGGAGGCGCTCGGCCTCAGCGAGGCCGGCGGCGAGTCGCTCGCCGACGTGGACGCCGCCGAGGCCGCCGCCCGCGCCCTCGTCCAGGCCATGGAGGACGCCGGCTGGGCCGTGGACGCGGCGCGGGAGGCCGCCCGGGACGTTCCGGCGGGGAACCGCGAAGCCGTGACGCGGATCCTGGAGTTCGCCGCCGCGGAGATCGTCCCGCGGCTGGCCCGGACGACCGACGAGCTCGACCACGTCCTGCACGCCCTGGACGGCGGCTACGTCCCGGCGGGCCCGAGCGGGTCGCCGCTGCGCGGCCTCGTCAACGTCCTGCCGACCGGCCGCAACTTCTACTCGGTCGACCCGCGCGCCGTCCCGAGCCGCCTCGCCTGGGAGACCGGGCAGGCGATGGCCGACTCGCTCCTGGAGCGCTACCGCGCCGACCACGGGGAATGGCCGCGCTCGGTGGGGCTGTCGGTGTGGGGGACGAGCGCGATGCGCACCGCGGGCGACGACGTGGCCGAGGTCCTCGCGCTGCTCGGCGTCCGCCCGGCCTGGGACGAGGCGTCCCGCCGCGTCACGGCGCTGGAGCCGGTCCCGCTCGCCGATCTCGGCCGTCCGCGCATCGACGTGACCGTCCGCATCAGCGGCTTCTTCCGGGACGCGTTCCCGCACGTCGTCGCCATGCTGGACGACGCCGTCCGGCTCGTCGCCGGGCTGGACGAGCCGGACGCCGACAACCACGTCCGCGCCCACGTGCGGGCCGACCGGGAGCGGCACGGCGACGAGCGGCGCGCCACGATGCGCGTGTTCGGGTCCGCGCCGGGCGCGTACGGGGCCGGGCTGCTGCCGCTCATCGACAGCCGCAACTGGCGCGACGACGCCGACCTCGCCGAGGTGTACGCGGTGTGGGGCGGCCACGCCTACGGCCGCGACCTCGATGGGGTGCCCGCCCGCGCCGACATGGAGAGCGCCTACCGGCGGATCGCCGTCGCCGCCAAGAACGTCGACACCCGCGAGCACGACATCGCCGACTCCGACGACTACTTCCAGTACCACGGCGGCATGATCGCCACCGTCCGCGCGCTGACCGGCCGGGCCCCGGAGGCCTACGTCGGCGACAGCACCCGCCCGGACGCCGTGCGCACCCGGACCCTCTCGGAGGAGACCGCGCGGATCTTCCGGGCCCGCGTGGTGAACCCGCAGTGGCTCGCCGCCATGCGCCGGCACGGCTACAAGGGCGCGTTCGAGCTGGCCGCGACCGTGGACTACCTGTTCGGCTACGACGCCACCACCGGCGTCATGGCCGACTGGATGTACGACAGGCTCACCGCCGCCTACGTCCTGGACGAGGAGAACCGCGCGTTCATGGCGGAGTCGAACCCGTGGGCGCTGCACGGCATCGCCGAGCGGCTGCTGGAGGCGGCCGAGCGCGGCATGTGGGAGCACCCCGACCCGGCGGTCCTCCAGGGGCTCCAGGAGGTCTACCTCAAGACGGAGGGCGACCTGGAGGACGACACCAGCCGCTGA